A window from Neosynechococcus sphagnicola sy1 encodes these proteins:
- a CDS encoding FKBP-type peptidyl-prolyl cis-trans isomerase, whose product MKRGRGGVKFEDLAVGEGAEASRGTDVEVVYTLVLNRGDIVEADQPYAFRIAGRSVIAGLKYGVEGMRAGGERRIRVGPHLAYRDQVVPGKIPANAVLEFRVKLLKVTAQESSSDA is encoded by the coding sequence ATGAAGCGCGGGCGCGGCGGTGTCAAGTTTGAAGACCTTGCGGTTGGTGAAGGCGCCGAAGCGTCGCGGGGAACCGATGTTGAGGTTGTCTATACGCTTGTGCTGAACCGAGGCGACATTGTGGAGGCCGACCAACCCTACGCGTTTCGCATTGCTGGTCGCAGCGTCATTGCGGGCCTTAAGTATGGGGTTGAGGGGATGCGTGCTGGCGGAGAGCGCAGAATCCGTGTCGGTCCACATCTCGCCTATCGAGACCAGGTGGTTCCGGGCAAAATTCCAGCAAACGCGGTATTGGAGTTCCGGGTGAAGCTACTCAAGGTCACTGCGCAGGAATCAAGCTCGGATGCCTAA